The following coding sequences are from one Desulfosoma caldarium window:
- the selD gene encoding selenide, water dikinase SelD, producing the protein MAKDDVVRLTETVTGAGUASKLAPGDLDRALCGMRFPTDEHVLVGLDRADDAGVYKVSDDLALIQTVDFFTPIVDDPYWFGQIAAANALSDVYAMGGVPKTAMNLVAFPAKDMGLEILRAIIQGGIDKLTEAAVVLIGGHSIEDKELKYGLSVTGFVHPQRVLVKKTLEPDDRLLLTKPLGTGIINTAIKANLASPAITDQVTRLMATLNRRASEIMLRFDIHACTDVTGFGLLGHLAEMVEGSGRSVVLEANQVPILPEAEDFASMGLIPAGAHKNREFRQSIVVFDPQVPLALQDILFDPQTSGGLLISAAPTHATALLQALHDQGIPAAVIGHVVNDPAERIHVTP; encoded by the coding sequence GTGGCGAAAGATGACGTCGTTCGATTGACCGAAACCGTCACAGGGGCAGGTTGAGCGTCCAAACTGGCTCCGGGGGACCTGGACCGAGCTTTGTGCGGCATGCGTTTTCCCACGGATGAGCACGTCCTGGTGGGATTGGACCGCGCGGACGATGCCGGCGTCTACAAGGTGTCCGACGACCTGGCCCTGATTCAGACGGTGGATTTTTTTACACCCATTGTGGATGACCCCTACTGGTTCGGGCAAATCGCCGCCGCCAATGCTCTGAGCGACGTCTATGCCATGGGAGGCGTGCCCAAAACCGCCATGAACCTGGTGGCCTTTCCTGCCAAAGACATGGGGCTGGAAATCCTTCGAGCCATTATTCAGGGAGGGATCGACAAATTGACGGAAGCCGCCGTGGTGCTCATCGGCGGTCATAGCATCGAAGACAAAGAACTGAAATACGGCCTTTCGGTGACAGGATTCGTTCACCCCCAACGGGTTTTGGTTAAAAAAACGCTGGAACCGGACGATCGCCTTCTTCTGACCAAGCCCCTGGGCACGGGCATCATCAACACGGCCATCAAGGCGAACCTAGCTTCGCCGGCCATCACCGACCAAGTCACCCGCCTCATGGCCACGCTGAATCGCCGCGCTTCGGAAATCATGCTTCGCTTTGATATTCACGCCTGCACGGACGTCACCGGATTCGGGCTGCTCGGGCACCTGGCCGAAATGGTCGAAGGTTCCGGACGCAGCGTGGTGCTGGAGGCTAACCAGGTGCCGATTTTACCGGAGGCCGAGGATTTTGCTTCCATGGGGCTCATTCCGGCCGGAGCTCACAAGAACCGGGAATTTCGTCAATCCATCGTGGTCTTTGATCCCCAGGTGCCCCTCGCCCTTCAGGACATCCTCTTTGACCCGCAAACCTCAGGGGGACTGCTCATCAGCGCCGCACCCACCCACGCAACGGCACTCCTTCAGGCCCTGCACGACCAAGGCATTCCCGCCGCCGTCATCGGGCACGTGGTCAACGATCCCGCCGAACGCATCCACGTCACCCCATAA